A window of Coregonus clupeaformis isolate EN_2021a chromosome 28, ASM2061545v1, whole genome shotgun sequence contains these coding sequences:
- the LOC123481327 gene encoding sodium/potassium-transporting ATPase subunit alpha-3-like isoform X2, with protein sequence MGDKDGKSSPSKKNKKGKDMDELKKEVPITEHKMSIEECCRKFNTDIVQGLTNAKAAEFLIRDGPNCLTPPPTTPEWIKFCRQLFGGFSILLWTGAILCFLAYAIQAATEDEPAGDNLYLGIVLSVVVVVTGCFSYFQEAKSSKIMESFKNMVPQQALVIREGEKMTINAEEVVAGDLVEVKGGDRIPADLRVVSAHGCKVDNSSLTGESEPQSRSPDCTHDNPLETRNVAFFSTNCVEGTARGIVVCTGDRTVMGRIATLTSGLESGKTPIAKEIEHFIHLITGVAVFLGITFFILAVCLGYSWLEAVIFLIGIIVANVPEGLLATVTVCLTLTAKRMAKKNCLVKNLEAVETLGSTSTICSDKTGTLTQNRMTVAHMWFDNQIHEADTTEDQSGASFDKTSASWAALARVAALCNRAVFKAGQDQLPILKRDTAGDASESALLKCIELSCGSVKQIREKNKKVAEIPFNSTNKYQLSVHETEDPNDNRYLLVMKGAPERILDRCTTIIIQGKEQPMDEEMKESFQNAYMELGGLGERVLGFCHLLMPEDQYPKGFAFDCDDVNFTTEGLCFVGLMSMIDPPRAAVPDAVGKCRSAGIKVIMVTGDHPITAKAIAKGVGIISEGNETVEDIASRLNIPVSQVNPRDAKACVIHGTDLKELSQDQMDDILRNHTEIVFARTSPQQKLIIVEGCQRLGAIVAVTGDGVNDSPALKKADIGVAMGISGSDVSKQAADMILLDDNFASIVTGVEEGRLIFDNLKKSIAYTLTSNIPEITPFLLFIIVNIPLPLGTITILCIDLGTDMVPAISLAYEAAESDIMKRQPRNPTRDKLVNERLISIAYGQIGMIQALGGFFSYFVILAENGFLPSILVGIRLNWDDRACNDLEDSYGQQWTYEQRKIVEFTCHTAFFVSIVVVQWADVIVCKTRRNSVFQQGMKNKILIFGLFEETALAAFLSYTPGMDVALRMFPLKPSWWFCAVPYSVLIFVYDEIRKLLIRRNPGGWVERETYY encoded by the exons GATAAAGATGGCAAATCTTCTCCCAGCAAGAAGAACAAGAAGGGGAAGGACATGGATGAACTCAAGAAAGAAGTACCGATT ACGGAACACAAGATGTCCATAGAGGAATGTTGCAGGAAGTTCAACACCGACATTGTCCAG GGTCTGACCAACGCCAAGGCGGCTGAGTTTCTGATCAGGGACGGTCCCAATTGCCTCACCCCTCCCCCGACCACCCCCGAGTGGATCAAGTTCTGTCGCCAGCTATTCGGTGGCTTCTCCATCCTGCTGTGGACCGGCGCCATCCTCTGTTTCCTGGCCTACGCTATCCAGGCCGCCACTGAGGACGAGCCGGCAGGAGACAAT ttgTACCTGGGTATCGTGCTCTCTGTTGTCGTCGTGGTCACCGGCTGTTTCTCCTACTTCCAGGAGGCCAAGAGCTCCAAAATCATGGAGTCCTTCAAGAACATGGTGCCCCAG CAAGCGCTGGTGATCCGTGAGGGCGAGAAGATGACAATCAATGCTGAGGAGGTGGTGGCTGGAGACCTGGtggaggtgaagggaggagacaggatcCCCGCCGACCTCAGAGTCGTCTCTGCTCACGGCTGCAAG GTGGATAACTCCTCCCTGACTGGCGAATCAGAACCCCAGAGCAGGTCACCTGACTGTACCCATGACAACCCCCTGGAGACCCGCAACGTCGCTTTCTTCTCTACCAACTGCGTTGAAG gtacaGCGCGTGGCATCGTGGTGTGTACCGGCGACCGTACCGTCATGGGCCGTATCGCCACTCTCACCTCCGGTCTGGAGTCGGGCAAGACCCCCATCGCCAAAGAAATTGAGCACTTCATCCACCTGATCACAGGCGTGGCCGTGTTCCTGGGCATCACCTTCTTCATCCTGGCCGTCTGCCTGGGATACAGCTGGCTGGAGGCTGTCATCTTCCTCATTGGCATCATTGTGGCCAATGTCCCTGAGGGCCTGCTGGCTACTGTCACT GTATGTCTGACTCTGACTGCCAAGCGTATGGCTAAGAAGAACTGCCTGGTCAAGAATCTGGAAGCTGTGGAGACCCTAGGCTCCACCTCCACCATCTGCTCCGACAAGACTGGCACCCTGACCCAGAACAGGATGACCGTGGCCCACATGTGGTTCGACAACCAGATCCACGAGGCTGACACCACAGAGGACCAGTCTG gtgcctcCTTTGACAAGACCTCAGCCTCATGGGCTGCCCTGGCTCGCGTCGCAGCTCTCTGCAACCGTGCCGTGTTCAAAGCTGGCCAGGACCAACTGCCCATCCTGAAGAGGGACACCGCTGGTGATGCCTCCGAGTCTGCCCTGCTCAAGTGTATCGAGCTGTCCTGTGGCTCTGTCAAACAAATAAGGGAGAAGAACAAGAAGGTGGCCGAGATCCCATTCAACTCCACCAACAAGTACCAG CTCTCAGTTCACGAGACAGAGGATCCCAATGACAACCGCTACCTGCTGGTGATGAAGGGAGCCCCAGAGAGGATCCTGGACCGCtgcaccaccatcatcatccagGGCAAAGAGCAGCCCATGGACGAGGAGATGAAGGAATCCTTCCAGAACGCCTACATGGAGCTTGGAGGACTGGGAGAGAGAGTACTCG GTTTCTGCCACCTGCTAATGCCAGAGGATCAGTACCCCAAGGGCTTTGCCTTCGACTGTGACGACGTCAACTTCACCACAGAGGGCCTGTGCTTCGTGGGCCTCATGTCCATGATTGACCCACCCCGTGCCGCTGTGCCCGACGCTGTGGGTAAATGCCGTTCGGCTGGCATCAAAGTCATCATGGTGACCGGTGATCATCCAATCACTGCCAAGGCCATCGCTAAGGGCGTGGGCATCATCTCCGAGGGCAACGAGACAGTGGAGGACATCGCCTCTCGCCTCAATATCCCCGTCAGCCAGGTTAACCCAAG GGACGCCAAGGCTTGTGTGATCCATGGTACAGACCTGAAGGAATTGTCTCAGGACCAGATGGATGACATCCTCAGAAACCACACTGAGATCGTGTTTGCCAGGACCTCCCCCCAGCAGAAACTCATCATCGTAGAGGGCTGCCAGCGACTG GGTGCCATCGTGGCTGTGACAGGTGACGGTGTGAATGACTCTCCTGCCCTGAAGAAGGCTGACATCGGCGTTGCCATGGGAATCTCCGGCTCTGACGTATCCAAGCAGGCCGCTGACATGATCCTGCTGGACGACAACTTTGCCTCCATCGTCACCGGAGTGGAAGAGG GTCGTCTGATCTTTGATAATCTGAAGAAGTCCATTGCCTACACCCTGACCAGTAACATCCCTGAGATCACacccttcctcctcttcatcattgTCAACATCCCCCTACCCCTGGGAACCATCACCATCCTCTGTATTGACCTGGGAACTGACATg GTGCCCGCCATCTCCCTGGCCTATGAGGCAGCCGAGAGTGACATCATGAAGCGTCAGCCCAGGAACCCCACCAGGGACAAGCTCGTGAACGAGAGGCTCATCAGCATCGCCTACGGACAAATCG GTATGATCCAGGCTCTGGGAGGCTTCTTCTCCTACTTTGTGATCTTGGCTGAGAATGGCTTCCTACCCTCAATTCTTGTGGGCATCAGGCTCAACTGGGACGACCGCGCTTGCAACGACCTGGAAGATAGCTATGGCCAGCAATGG ACATATGAACAGAGGAAGATCGTGGAGTTCACCTGTCACACAGCCTTCTTCGTCAGTATCGTGGTGGTACAGTGGGCTGATGTCATTGTCTGCAAGACCAGGCGTAACTCTGTCTTCCAGCAGGGCATgaa GAACAAGATCCTGATATTTGGCCTGTTTGAGGAGACAGCTCTGGCTGCCTTCCTGTCCTACACCCCAGGCATGGATGTGGCACTCAGGATGTTCCCCCTAAA accaAGCTGGTGGTTCTGTGCGGTCCCCTACAGTGTCCTCATCTTTGTGTATGATGAGATCCGAAAACTGCTCATCCGTAGGAACCCAGGAG GTTGGGTGGAAAGGGAGACATACTATTGA
- the LOC123481327 gene encoding sodium/potassium-transporting ATPase subunit alpha-3-like isoform X1 → MGYGRSDSYRVATTQDKDGKSSPSKKNKKGKDMDELKKEVPITEHKMSIEECCRKFNTDIVQGLTNAKAAEFLIRDGPNCLTPPPTTPEWIKFCRQLFGGFSILLWTGAILCFLAYAIQAATEDEPAGDNLYLGIVLSVVVVVTGCFSYFQEAKSSKIMESFKNMVPQQALVIREGEKMTINAEEVVAGDLVEVKGGDRIPADLRVVSAHGCKVDNSSLTGESEPQSRSPDCTHDNPLETRNVAFFSTNCVEGTARGIVVCTGDRTVMGRIATLTSGLESGKTPIAKEIEHFIHLITGVAVFLGITFFILAVCLGYSWLEAVIFLIGIIVANVPEGLLATVTVCLTLTAKRMAKKNCLVKNLEAVETLGSTSTICSDKTGTLTQNRMTVAHMWFDNQIHEADTTEDQSGASFDKTSASWAALARVAALCNRAVFKAGQDQLPILKRDTAGDASESALLKCIELSCGSVKQIREKNKKVAEIPFNSTNKYQLSVHETEDPNDNRYLLVMKGAPERILDRCTTIIIQGKEQPMDEEMKESFQNAYMELGGLGERVLGFCHLLMPEDQYPKGFAFDCDDVNFTTEGLCFVGLMSMIDPPRAAVPDAVGKCRSAGIKVIMVTGDHPITAKAIAKGVGIISEGNETVEDIASRLNIPVSQVNPRDAKACVIHGTDLKELSQDQMDDILRNHTEIVFARTSPQQKLIIVEGCQRLGAIVAVTGDGVNDSPALKKADIGVAMGISGSDVSKQAADMILLDDNFASIVTGVEEGRLIFDNLKKSIAYTLTSNIPEITPFLLFIIVNIPLPLGTITILCIDLGTDMVPAISLAYEAAESDIMKRQPRNPTRDKLVNERLISIAYGQIGMIQALGGFFSYFVILAENGFLPSILVGIRLNWDDRACNDLEDSYGQQWTYEQRKIVEFTCHTAFFVSIVVVQWADVIVCKTRRNSVFQQGMKNKILIFGLFEETALAAFLSYTPGMDVALRMFPLKPSWWFCAVPYSVLIFVYDEIRKLLIRRNPGGWVERETYY, encoded by the exons TATGGGCGGTCGGACAGTTACCGCGTTGCTACCACACAGGATAAAGATGGCAAATCTTCTCCCAGCAAGAAGAACAAGAAGGGGAAGGACATGGATGAACTCAAGAAAGAAGTACCGATT ACGGAACACAAGATGTCCATAGAGGAATGTTGCAGGAAGTTCAACACCGACATTGTCCAG GGTCTGACCAACGCCAAGGCGGCTGAGTTTCTGATCAGGGACGGTCCCAATTGCCTCACCCCTCCCCCGACCACCCCCGAGTGGATCAAGTTCTGTCGCCAGCTATTCGGTGGCTTCTCCATCCTGCTGTGGACCGGCGCCATCCTCTGTTTCCTGGCCTACGCTATCCAGGCCGCCACTGAGGACGAGCCGGCAGGAGACAAT ttgTACCTGGGTATCGTGCTCTCTGTTGTCGTCGTGGTCACCGGCTGTTTCTCCTACTTCCAGGAGGCCAAGAGCTCCAAAATCATGGAGTCCTTCAAGAACATGGTGCCCCAG CAAGCGCTGGTGATCCGTGAGGGCGAGAAGATGACAATCAATGCTGAGGAGGTGGTGGCTGGAGACCTGGtggaggtgaagggaggagacaggatcCCCGCCGACCTCAGAGTCGTCTCTGCTCACGGCTGCAAG GTGGATAACTCCTCCCTGACTGGCGAATCAGAACCCCAGAGCAGGTCACCTGACTGTACCCATGACAACCCCCTGGAGACCCGCAACGTCGCTTTCTTCTCTACCAACTGCGTTGAAG gtacaGCGCGTGGCATCGTGGTGTGTACCGGCGACCGTACCGTCATGGGCCGTATCGCCACTCTCACCTCCGGTCTGGAGTCGGGCAAGACCCCCATCGCCAAAGAAATTGAGCACTTCATCCACCTGATCACAGGCGTGGCCGTGTTCCTGGGCATCACCTTCTTCATCCTGGCCGTCTGCCTGGGATACAGCTGGCTGGAGGCTGTCATCTTCCTCATTGGCATCATTGTGGCCAATGTCCCTGAGGGCCTGCTGGCTACTGTCACT GTATGTCTGACTCTGACTGCCAAGCGTATGGCTAAGAAGAACTGCCTGGTCAAGAATCTGGAAGCTGTGGAGACCCTAGGCTCCACCTCCACCATCTGCTCCGACAAGACTGGCACCCTGACCCAGAACAGGATGACCGTGGCCCACATGTGGTTCGACAACCAGATCCACGAGGCTGACACCACAGAGGACCAGTCTG gtgcctcCTTTGACAAGACCTCAGCCTCATGGGCTGCCCTGGCTCGCGTCGCAGCTCTCTGCAACCGTGCCGTGTTCAAAGCTGGCCAGGACCAACTGCCCATCCTGAAGAGGGACACCGCTGGTGATGCCTCCGAGTCTGCCCTGCTCAAGTGTATCGAGCTGTCCTGTGGCTCTGTCAAACAAATAAGGGAGAAGAACAAGAAGGTGGCCGAGATCCCATTCAACTCCACCAACAAGTACCAG CTCTCAGTTCACGAGACAGAGGATCCCAATGACAACCGCTACCTGCTGGTGATGAAGGGAGCCCCAGAGAGGATCCTGGACCGCtgcaccaccatcatcatccagGGCAAAGAGCAGCCCATGGACGAGGAGATGAAGGAATCCTTCCAGAACGCCTACATGGAGCTTGGAGGACTGGGAGAGAGAGTACTCG GTTTCTGCCACCTGCTAATGCCAGAGGATCAGTACCCCAAGGGCTTTGCCTTCGACTGTGACGACGTCAACTTCACCACAGAGGGCCTGTGCTTCGTGGGCCTCATGTCCATGATTGACCCACCCCGTGCCGCTGTGCCCGACGCTGTGGGTAAATGCCGTTCGGCTGGCATCAAAGTCATCATGGTGACCGGTGATCATCCAATCACTGCCAAGGCCATCGCTAAGGGCGTGGGCATCATCTCCGAGGGCAACGAGACAGTGGAGGACATCGCCTCTCGCCTCAATATCCCCGTCAGCCAGGTTAACCCAAG GGACGCCAAGGCTTGTGTGATCCATGGTACAGACCTGAAGGAATTGTCTCAGGACCAGATGGATGACATCCTCAGAAACCACACTGAGATCGTGTTTGCCAGGACCTCCCCCCAGCAGAAACTCATCATCGTAGAGGGCTGCCAGCGACTG GGTGCCATCGTGGCTGTGACAGGTGACGGTGTGAATGACTCTCCTGCCCTGAAGAAGGCTGACATCGGCGTTGCCATGGGAATCTCCGGCTCTGACGTATCCAAGCAGGCCGCTGACATGATCCTGCTGGACGACAACTTTGCCTCCATCGTCACCGGAGTGGAAGAGG GTCGTCTGATCTTTGATAATCTGAAGAAGTCCATTGCCTACACCCTGACCAGTAACATCCCTGAGATCACacccttcctcctcttcatcattgTCAACATCCCCCTACCCCTGGGAACCATCACCATCCTCTGTATTGACCTGGGAACTGACATg GTGCCCGCCATCTCCCTGGCCTATGAGGCAGCCGAGAGTGACATCATGAAGCGTCAGCCCAGGAACCCCACCAGGGACAAGCTCGTGAACGAGAGGCTCATCAGCATCGCCTACGGACAAATCG GTATGATCCAGGCTCTGGGAGGCTTCTTCTCCTACTTTGTGATCTTGGCTGAGAATGGCTTCCTACCCTCAATTCTTGTGGGCATCAGGCTCAACTGGGACGACCGCGCTTGCAACGACCTGGAAGATAGCTATGGCCAGCAATGG ACATATGAACAGAGGAAGATCGTGGAGTTCACCTGTCACACAGCCTTCTTCGTCAGTATCGTGGTGGTACAGTGGGCTGATGTCATTGTCTGCAAGACCAGGCGTAACTCTGTCTTCCAGCAGGGCATgaa GAACAAGATCCTGATATTTGGCCTGTTTGAGGAGACAGCTCTGGCTGCCTTCCTGTCCTACACCCCAGGCATGGATGTGGCACTCAGGATGTTCCCCCTAAA accaAGCTGGTGGTTCTGTGCGGTCCCCTACAGTGTCCTCATCTTTGTGTATGATGAGATCCGAAAACTGCTCATCCGTAGGAACCCAGGAG GTTGGGTGGAAAGGGAGACATACTATTGA